The nucleotide window TCCTTTGAGAATTCCTCGTCTTTACGATTTCCAAGCAGCCAGCAGTAACAATGCCACCCTGCCGACATTTTCAGATCCTCATTACTGGCGATCCATTTATCGCTCACTTCCTGCGCAATATCTGATTCCGCCAATGTTACGGCAACAACATAATCGGAAATCATATAGAAATAGGCCTGCTCCATCCAGCGGTCATAATCTTCCTCAGTCATAGCTTTCGGATCTGCAATAATTCCCGCAAAATACATCGCATCATAGTTGCCTGTAGCATAGAGCTGTTCTGCCAGTTCCTGATCAATTTTTATTTGTTTTACATACGGTTTCATTGAGCCAATCGTTACACCGAACACCGGTTCCTTTGCCCCGTTGGACATATAAATCTTTTTTGTACGCTCTTTCCCTAGTGCTTCCAACTCTTGCATCATTGTATCGAATTCCATAATTTCCTCCTTTTATATTATATTACTTGTCTCTTACTATTATAGGATTTAATCGCAAGCCATACATAGCGTTCTTCTCAATTATATTTTATATCCTATTTTAAACAATTTTTACAATATATATTCAACAACGAATTCAAACGTCAGAATTGATGCTCGGTACTTTTAAA belongs to Solibacillus sp. FSL W7-1436 and includes:
- a CDS encoding DNA alkylation repair protein — encoded protein: MEFDTMMQELEALGKERTKKIYMSNGAKEPVFGVTIGSMKPYVKQIKIDQELAEQLYATGNYDAMYFAGIIADPKAMTEEDYDRWMEQAYFYMISDYVVAVTLAESDIAQEVSDKWIASNEDLKMSAGWHCYCWLLGNRKDEEFSKEKLMDMLEYVKQNIHHAPQRTQVAMNNFVMTVGVSFKPLHDEAREIAKAIGPIKTKREGKKPGELHAYAEIEKQVEKGRIGFKRKYVRC